The following are encoded together in the Bacillus sp. V2I10 genome:
- a CDS encoding ABC transporter ATP-binding protein → MSAQEQIISVNGLVKTYGDFTAVNGIAFDVFKGEVFGVLGPNGAGKTTTLEMLVGLRKPDGGSADIGGFDVVRDLKKVKEVIGVQLQSTTLFELLTVEEILHLYASFYKKQIPIHPLIEDMLLTDKTKSRIKSLSGGQKQRLAIALALVHDPLIIFLDEPTTGLDPQARRTLWDIIFNLKEKGVTVVLTTHYMDEAHVLCDRIAIMDQGNLIALDTPAELVRSLHSENAVEFRFEEEAAEMDLTQIEGVKQVGKQKDATILYTDNLQATLTSLIQTAADLGLKLADLQIRTATLEDVFIHMTGRRLREA, encoded by the coding sequence ATGAGTGCTCAGGAACAGATTATCAGTGTGAATGGCTTGGTCAAAACATATGGGGATTTTACAGCGGTTAATGGCATCGCTTTTGACGTATTTAAAGGCGAAGTGTTTGGAGTGCTTGGTCCGAATGGTGCGGGGAAGACGACCACTTTGGAGATGCTGGTGGGACTGCGGAAGCCGGATGGCGGTTCGGCTGATATTGGCGGGTTTGATGTGGTGAGGGATTTAAAGAAGGTGAAGGAAGTCATTGGTGTCCAGCTGCAGTCGACAACTCTTTTTGAGCTTTTGACGGTGGAGGAGATCCTCCATTTGTATGCGAGTTTTTACAAGAAGCAGATTCCGATTCATCCGCTGATCGAGGATATGCTGCTCACGGATAAAACGAAGAGCCGGATCAAAAGCCTGTCAGGCGGACAGAAGCAGAGACTTGCAATTGCGCTCGCTCTTGTGCATGATCCGCTGATTATTTTTCTGGATGAGCCGACAACAGGACTTGATCCCCAGGCCAGAAGAACACTGTGGGATATTATTTTTAATCTGAAGGAAAAGGGAGTTACGGTTGTTTTGACTACTCATTACATGGATGAGGCCCATGTTCTTTGCGACAGAATTGCCATTATGGATCAGGGGAATCTTATTGCACTCGATACCCCGGCCGAGCTTGTGCGCAGTCTTCACTCTGAAAATGCGGTGGAATTCCGGTTTGAGGAAGAAGCAGCTGAGATGGATCTCACTCAAATTGAGGGCGTCAAGCAGGTTGGAAAGCAGAAGGATGCAACCATTCTGTATACGGATAATCTTCAGGCAACCTTAACGAGCCTCATTCAAACGGCTGCAGACCTGGGCTTGAAATTGGCAGATTTACAAATTCGAACGGCAACACTTGAGGACGTCTTTATCCATATGACGGGAAGGAGGCTGCGGGAAGCATGA
- a CDS encoding BglG family transcription antiterminator — translation MTLDQRCVGILNKIVQTPRYVPTSEIMEEMNISKRTVYYDVDKINDWLKNHGLEALNYIRSAGFYVSDVTREQIKQKIAQTRQAHVYEDSPRERKAWAVMMILTREKPVFLKTFLDRFLVSRSTMLMDIKQIKQELSSYNLILHFKKEKGYYLSGSEQDKRSALVSYITELIDGHGLDQLLAEVQHSLTACGPTPLQDFNRLTIHEIHTLLNEAEQVIGVRFTDDIINQMSVHLASFIKRFAQSKFVTMNDVEKQVIKQTKEFQAATSICLKIENVYHISVPEDEVYYLTTYLLGAKISEYKREPIDDQDALNMKKIITRMVDSFQTYACVVFTERQALEKNLFLHLRPAYYRIKYGIDLENPLTSSVKDKYQDIYLLTEKVIYHFEDVLGKKVSKDEIAYVALHFGGWIEKEGVSVKARKKAAVVCGSGIGTSRIVQKQLEDLIPTLDVVKVMTKREYHESELGQIDYVISTTPIQKRDVPVFIVHPILTHTEKANLLSQIEASPNSSLPGEIEALMTIMKKHGVITDEKGLQQELSQYFIANRSSDNEGRKKPMLNDILTKDTIQFADRIDSWKEAIKLGAKPLLANKSIKESYIEAMITNVEKLGPYIVIAPKIALPHARPEDGVNKVGMSFLRIKEGCSFTEKPEHRVNLLFVLAAIDNETHLKALSQFSMMLSNPENINKLEQAETTDEVLAVIEKYSTN, via the coding sequence GTGACATTAGATCAGCGATGTGTGGGGATATTAAACAAAATTGTGCAAACTCCCCGTTATGTGCCGACTTCAGAGATTATGGAAGAGATGAACATTTCGAAGCGGACTGTCTATTATGATGTCGATAAGATAAATGATTGGCTGAAGAATCACGGGCTTGAAGCATTAAATTATATCCGCTCTGCCGGTTTTTATGTATCCGATGTGACACGTGAACAAATCAAACAAAAAATCGCACAAACCCGGCAAGCTCATGTGTATGAAGATTCTCCCAGGGAAAGAAAAGCCTGGGCCGTGATGATGATTCTTACAAGGGAAAAACCTGTTTTTCTTAAAACGTTTCTTGACCGTTTTCTTGTTAGCCGAAGCACCATGCTTATGGATATTAAACAGATAAAACAAGAGCTAAGCAGCTACAACCTAATTCTTCATTTCAAAAAAGAAAAAGGGTACTATCTATCAGGATCTGAGCAAGACAAACGAAGTGCATTGGTTTCATATATCACAGAGCTGATTGACGGACATGGATTAGATCAGCTTTTAGCTGAAGTCCAGCACAGCTTAACAGCATGCGGACCAACTCCTCTACAAGACTTTAATAGACTCACAATCCATGAGATTCATACTCTATTAAATGAGGCGGAGCAGGTAATAGGTGTCAGGTTTACTGATGACATTATCAATCAAATGAGTGTCCACCTTGCTTCATTCATTAAACGTTTTGCTCAATCAAAATTTGTAACAATGAATGATGTAGAAAAACAGGTTATTAAACAAACAAAAGAATTTCAGGCAGCTACATCCATTTGCTTAAAAATTGAAAACGTTTACCATATTTCTGTTCCGGAAGATGAAGTTTATTATCTAACAACCTATCTTCTGGGAGCCAAAATCAGCGAATATAAACGGGAACCGATTGATGATCAAGATGCTTTAAACATGAAGAAAATCATCACCAGGATGGTAGATTCCTTTCAAACGTATGCATGCGTAGTATTTACAGAAAGACAGGCTCTGGAGAAAAACCTATTTTTGCATTTAAGGCCTGCATACTATCGAATTAAATATGGAATTGACCTGGAAAACCCACTGACTTCATCTGTAAAAGATAAATATCAGGATATTTACTTGTTAACAGAAAAAGTGATTTATCATTTTGAAGATGTGCTTGGAAAAAAGGTTTCTAAAGATGAAATTGCCTATGTAGCCCTGCATTTTGGGGGCTGGATCGAGAAAGAAGGAGTTTCAGTAAAAGCCCGGAAGAAAGCGGCAGTTGTATGCGGAAGCGGGATTGGAACCTCTCGAATTGTGCAAAAACAGCTGGAAGATTTAATTCCAACATTAGATGTGGTTAAGGTAATGACAAAACGAGAATATCATGAAAGCGAGCTCGGACAGATTGATTATGTCATCTCGACAACTCCTATTCAGAAACGAGATGTTCCTGTTTTCATTGTTCATCCCATTTTAACCCATACTGAAAAGGCCAATCTGCTTTCACAAATAGAAGCTTCTCCTAATTCTTCACTGCCGGGGGAAATTGAAGCATTAATGACCATAATGAAAAAACATGGTGTGATTACGGATGAAAAAGGACTGCAGCAAGAACTCTCCCAATACTTTATAGCAAATCGATCATCAGATAATGAGGGGAGGAAGAAACCAATGTTAAATGACATCTTAACCAAAGACACCATTCAGTTTGCAGATCGGATTGACAGCTGGAAGGAAGCGATAAAGCTTGGTGCAAAGCCTCTTTTAGCAAATAAGTCGATTAAGGAAAGCTATATCGAGGCAATGATCACCAATGTAGAAAAACTCGGACCTTATATAGTCATTGCTCCAAAAATCGCTTTGCCGCACGCACGCCCGGAAGATGGAGTAAACAAAGTAGGAATGAGTTTTCTCAGAATAAAAGAGGGCTGTTCTTTTACAGAAAAACCTGAGCACCGAGTAAACCTTTTATTCGTTCTGGCAGCAATCGACAATGAAACGCACTTAAAAGCATTATCTCAATTTTCAATGATGCTCTCAAATCCAGAAAATATCAATAAACTGGAACAAGCCGAAACAACAGATGAGGTTTTAGCCGTTATCGAAAAATATTCAACCAATTAG
- a CDS encoding PTS sugar transporter subunit IIB: MKKILVVCGNGLGSSFIVEMNVKTILNELGVQAEVSHTDLTTSKSEQADLYLGSKDLVESLDDGTRTVEGLTNILDTNELKGVLEKHIK; the protein is encoded by the coding sequence ATGAAAAAGATTTTAGTAGTTTGCGGGAATGGATTAGGAAGCAGCTTTATTGTTGAAATGAATGTAAAAACGATTTTAAATGAGCTTGGCGTTCAAGCAGAAGTATCCCATACAGATTTAACAACAAGTAAATCTGAGCAGGCTGACCTGTATTTAGGATCAAAGGATTTAGTAGAATCACTTGATGATGGAACAAGAACCGTCGAAGGGTTAACGAATATTTTAGACACAAATGAGCTTAAAGGGGTCTTAGAAAAACACATTAAATAG
- a CDS encoding PTS ascorbate transporter subunit IIC, whose translation MIDFIMKDVLGTPAILVGLFAFIGLVLQKKGLADTVSGTLKTIMGFVILGAGATILIGALDVFGSMFEKAFNIQGIIPNNEAIVAIAQETLGTETAMIMLFGMLVNILIARFTRFKYIFLTGHHTLFMACLLSAVFATGGITGIPLIIIGSLILGSLMVLMPALLQPYVRQITGNDSIALGHFGSIGYFTSAFLAKRVGDKSKSTEDIKVPKSLGFLRDTSVAMSLTMTILFLIVAPIAGKSFVEAELSSGTNFLVFSFMQAITFAAGVYIVLAGVRMLIAEIVPAFKGIADKVVKDAKPALDAPAVFPFAPNAVIIGFLSSFLAGALSMFILPLLGLKIIVPGLIPHFFTGAAAGVFGNATGGRRGAIIGAFANGLLISFLPALLLPVLGSLGFEGTTFGDSDFGVVGILISFIIKLFT comes from the coding sequence ATGATTGATTTTATTATGAAGGATGTGCTGGGTACACCAGCCATTCTTGTTGGATTGTTTGCTTTTATTGGACTGGTTCTCCAGAAAAAGGGGCTTGCAGATACGGTTTCAGGAACACTGAAAACCATTATGGGATTTGTTATTCTCGGTGCCGGAGCCACGATATTAATTGGTGCTCTTGACGTTTTTGGCAGCATGTTCGAAAAAGCGTTCAATATTCAGGGAATTATCCCAAACAACGAAGCGATTGTAGCGATTGCACAAGAAACGCTTGGAACGGAAACAGCCATGATCATGCTTTTCGGGATGCTCGTTAACATCCTGATTGCGCGGTTCACTCGGTTCAAATACATTTTCTTAACTGGACATCATACTTTATTTATGGCTTGCTTACTGTCTGCTGTATTCGCAACAGGCGGAATAACGGGCATTCCGTTAATTATTATTGGATCACTAATATTAGGGAGTTTAATGGTGCTCATGCCAGCACTGCTCCAGCCATATGTACGGCAAATTACAGGCAATGACAGCATCGCTCTTGGCCATTTTGGATCCATTGGATATTTCACTTCTGCCTTTCTGGCAAAACGAGTAGGAGACAAATCGAAATCAACTGAGGATATCAAAGTGCCTAAATCCCTTGGATTTTTACGCGATACATCAGTGGCAATGAGCTTAACTATGACAATCCTCTTCTTGATTGTCGCGCCGATTGCAGGAAAAAGCTTTGTCGAAGCAGAACTTAGCAGCGGCACCAACTTCCTTGTATTCTCATTTATGCAGGCAATCACTTTCGCTGCTGGGGTGTACATTGTATTAGCAGGGGTCCGGATGTTAATTGCTGAAATCGTTCCTGCATTTAAAGGAATCGCGGATAAAGTTGTAAAAGATGCGAAGCCCGCACTTGATGCACCTGCCGTTTTCCCTTTCGCACCAAATGCTGTAATCATTGGCTTTCTATCAAGCTTTTTAGCTGGGGCCCTATCAATGTTTATCTTGCCTTTACTGGGCTTAAAAATAATTGTACCAGGCCTCATCCCCCATTTCTTCACAGGTGCCGCTGCTGGTGTATTCGGAAACGCCACTGGCGGCAGACGCGGCGCAATTATTGGAGCATTTGCCAACGGGCTATTAATCTCGTTTTTACCGGCTCTGTTATTGCCTGTCCTTGGATCATTAGGATTTGAAGGGACAACGTTTGGAGATTCGGACTTTGGGGTTGTTGGAATATTGATTTCATTCATAATTAAACTGTTTACGTAA
- a CDS encoding MFS transporter produces the protein MKRVSKVSKRMTKVRYGVVFMLFITVIINYMDRSNIAVAAPFISKELELDPVQMGLIFSAFGWTYCALQIPGGWILDKLGNRKTHAIGIAGFSIATLLQGFVHGFSGFILLRVGLGAFEAPAFPTNSKVAASWFPEKERARAVAIYTSGQFIGLAFLTPALIFLQQWFGWRGLFIITGIIGISWAILWYLLYRDPQHSKKVNKQELDYIREGGAIFDSIADDKSVKSTVGIKDFAIVLKSRKLWGIYIGQFAVASTLWFFLTWFPTYLVEYRGLTFVKTGLLASLPFLAAFVGVLSSGFLSDFLVKKGISDNVARKVPVITGLLLATSIIGANYVENTNLVIMFMCIAFFGNGFASITWVFVSLLAPKRLVGIAGGVFNFIGGTASIIIPIVIGFLAKGGNFAPALTFIACVTLIGALSYIFLVGKVERIQVKEEESLKGYESA, from the coding sequence ATGAAGCGGGTGAGTAAAGTGAGCAAGAGAATGACAAAAGTGCGGTATGGTGTTGTTTTTATGTTGTTTATCACAGTCATTATAAATTACATGGATCGAAGCAATATTGCAGTAGCTGCCCCTTTTATTTCAAAGGAACTAGAGTTAGATCCTGTGCAGATGGGCCTAATATTTTCGGCATTTGGATGGACCTATTGTGCTCTTCAAATACCTGGCGGATGGATACTGGACAAGCTGGGAAACAGAAAAACCCATGCCATAGGCATAGCTGGATTCTCTATAGCAACTTTACTGCAGGGGTTTGTACACGGTTTCTCGGGATTTATCTTACTTCGCGTTGGACTGGGAGCGTTTGAGGCACCGGCTTTCCCGACAAATAGTAAAGTAGCGGCCAGCTGGTTTCCAGAAAAAGAAAGAGCTAGAGCCGTTGCGATTTATACCTCAGGACAGTTTATAGGATTGGCCTTTTTAACTCCAGCCTTAATTTTTTTACAGCAATGGTTTGGCTGGAGGGGCCTGTTTATCATCACAGGTATTATTGGAATATCTTGGGCGATTCTCTGGTATTTACTTTATCGAGATCCTCAGCATAGTAAAAAGGTTAATAAACAAGAACTCGATTATATTCGTGAAGGCGGGGCAATTTTCGATTCTATTGCAGATGATAAGTCTGTAAAATCTACAGTAGGCATAAAAGACTTTGCAATTGTATTAAAAAGCAGGAAGTTATGGGGTATATACATTGGACAATTTGCAGTGGCATCAACGCTATGGTTTTTCTTAACCTGGTTTCCAACGTACCTTGTTGAATATAGAGGATTAACGTTTGTAAAAACCGGCTTACTAGCTTCATTACCATTTTTAGCAGCATTTGTAGGTGTATTATCTTCTGGATTCTTGTCTGATTTTCTTGTAAAAAAAGGGATTTCTGACAACGTTGCCAGAAAAGTGCCTGTTATTACTGGGTTATTGCTGGCAACCTCTATAATTGGGGCAAACTATGTGGAAAATACAAATCTAGTAATCATGTTTATGTGTATAGCTTTTTTCGGGAACGGTTTCGCTTCGATTACCTGGGTGTTTGTTTCACTGTTGGCACCAAAACGGCTCGTTGGGATAGCTGGAGGGGTGTTTAACTTTATTGGCGGTACAGCATCTATCATTATTCCTATTGTAATTGGTTTTTTAGCAAAAGGAGGAAATTTTGCTCCTGCACTTACTTTTATCGCCTGTGTTACTCTGATAGGAGCTTTATCATACATTTTCTTAGTTGGAAAAGTGGAGCGGATTCAGGTAAAAGAAGAAGAATCTTTAAAAGGTTATGAATCTGCATAA
- the dgoD gene encoding galactonate dehydratase has protein sequence MKITSYELFQVPPRWLFLKIETDEGIIGWGEPVIEGRAETVGTAVKELMEYLIGKDPLRIEDHWNYMYRSGFYRGGPIFMSAIAGIDQALWDIKGKYYNAPIYQLLGGACRDSIRVYSWIGGDRPAEVGSAAKAAVEAGFTAIKMNGTEELQIIDSYEKIDQAVERIAAVREAAGPYVGIGIDFHGRVHKPMAKILAKELEAYRPMFIEEPVLPENNEALREIARATNIPIATGERMFSRWEYKNLLMDGYVDIIQPDLSHAGGITECKKIISMAEAFDVAAAPHCPLGPIALASCLQVDATCHNAFIQEQSLGIHYNQGSDLLDYIVDNRVFKYENGYVKIPDGPGLGIEINEDHVRKMAEIGHNWRNPVWRHTDGSIAEW, from the coding sequence ATGAAAATTACTAGTTATGAATTATTTCAAGTACCGCCGCGATGGTTGTTTTTAAAAATTGAAACAGATGAAGGAATTATCGGATGGGGCGAACCTGTTATTGAAGGAAGAGCTGAGACGGTAGGAACAGCCGTAAAAGAATTAATGGAGTATTTGATTGGAAAAGATCCGTTAAGAATTGAAGATCATTGGAATTATATGTATCGATCAGGTTTTTATAGAGGCGGCCCTATTTTTATGAGTGCAATTGCTGGAATCGATCAAGCGCTTTGGGATATAAAAGGGAAATATTATAATGCCCCAATCTATCAGCTATTAGGCGGAGCATGCAGGGATTCCATTCGCGTATATTCATGGATAGGCGGGGATCGTCCTGCTGAAGTGGGATCAGCAGCGAAGGCAGCTGTTGAAGCTGGATTTACTGCGATAAAAATGAATGGAACTGAGGAACTGCAGATCATTGATTCCTATGAAAAAATTGATCAGGCAGTCGAACGTATTGCTGCTGTTCGTGAAGCTGCCGGACCTTATGTCGGAATAGGCATTGATTTTCACGGGCGCGTACATAAGCCGATGGCTAAAATATTAGCGAAAGAACTTGAAGCTTACCGCCCAATGTTCATCGAAGAGCCGGTGCTTCCGGAAAATAATGAGGCGTTAAGGGAGATTGCGCGGGCAACCAATATACCGATTGCGACGGGGGAAAGAATGTTTTCAAGATGGGAATATAAGAACCTATTAATGGATGGTTATGTAGATATTATTCAGCCTGATTTATCCCATGCAGGCGGTATTACAGAATGCAAAAAAATAATCTCGATGGCTGAAGCATTTGATGTCGCTGCAGCTCCGCACTGTCCTTTAGGGCCAATTGCATTAGCTTCATGTCTTCAAGTTGATGCTACGTGTCACAATGCGTTTATTCAAGAACAGAGTCTTGGAATTCATTATAATCAGGGCAGCGATTTACTGGATTACATTGTCGATAATCGTGTATTCAAATATGAAAACGGTTACGTGAAAATCCCGGATGGTCCTGGTTTGGGAATTGAAATCAACGAAGATCATGTGAGGAAAATGGCAGAAATCGGTCACAATTGGAGAAATCCAGTCTGGAGACATACTGATGGAAGTATCGCTGAGTGGTAA